In one window of Verrucomicrobiota bacterium DNA:
- a CDS encoding ubiquinone/menaquinone biosynthesis methyltransferase: MTNKFYEPGMQRAARVKELFTTIAPRYNLINDLQSGGLHRWWKKRLIQRANPQPAERALDLCCGTGDVALALARRGAAVVGLDFSAAMLEVAVKLGRELALGPAVNQTNGLEPLRFIQADAEHIPFPDASFDIVTIGYGLRNLASWETGLREMCRVAKPGGRVLVLDFGKPDNACWRGLYFAYLKMFVPLFGRVFFGDAQTYAYILESLKRFPAQQGVAARMRRMPFKEVRIINLLGGIMSINYAVKTG, translated from the coding sequence ATGACCAACAAGTTTTACGAGCCGGGAATGCAGCGCGCCGCACGGGTGAAGGAACTTTTCACCACGATTGCGCCCCGTTACAACCTCATCAATGACCTGCAAAGCGGCGGCCTGCATCGCTGGTGGAAAAAGCGACTCATTCAGCGTGCCAACCCGCAGCCTGCCGAGCGCGCCCTCGACCTGTGTTGCGGCACAGGCGATGTTGCATTGGCTCTCGCCCGGCGCGGTGCCGCAGTCGTGGGACTCGATTTTAGCGCCGCGATGCTGGAGGTCGCCGTAAAGCTTGGCCGGGAATTGGCACTTGGTCCGGCGGTGAATCAAACAAACGGCCTTGAACCTCTTCGATTCATTCAGGCCGATGCGGAGCACATCCCCTTTCCCGACGCAAGCTTCGATATTGTCACCATCGGTTATGGCCTGCGCAATCTCGCGAGTTGGGAAACGGGTCTGCGCGAGATGTGCCGCGTGGCCAAACCCGGCGGGCGCGTGCTGGTGCTGGATTTTGGCAAGCCGGACAACGCCTGCTGGCGCGGGCTGTATTTCGCTTATTTGAAAATGTTCGTGCCTCTATTTGGCCGGGTTTTTTTCGGCGATGCGCAAACCTACGCTTACATCTTGGAATCGTTGAAACGTTTTCCCGCCCAACAGGGCGTGGCCGCCAGGATGCGCCGGATGCCGTTCAAGGAGGTGCGCATCATCAATCTGCTGGGCGGCATCATGAGCATCAATTACGCGGTGAAGACCGGTTAG
- a CDS encoding response regulator yields MKLFGKSETKKPAKSAQSSSPAAPVEGSSPPKKILVVDDDLVIVKTLTLKLEANGYRVLSAHDGSTAVTLVRQENPDIVILDVNFPPEVGMSWDGFKIMEWFQGRATGGRLIPVVIITGEDSIKNRERAIAAGATSFYQKPLDMEELLTGIREILAALAGKSSAKQ; encoded by the coding sequence ATGAAACTATTCGGGAAATCGGAAACCAAGAAGCCGGCGAAGTCAGCGCAATCATCGTCGCCGGCAGCACCGGTGGAGGGTTCCTCCCCGCCGAAAAAAATCCTGGTGGTGGATGACGACCTGGTGATCGTCAAGACGCTGACACTTAAACTGGAAGCCAACGGCTACCGAGTGTTAAGCGCACACGATGGCTCGACTGCGGTGACTTTGGTTCGACAGGAAAATCCGGACATTGTCATTTTGGATGTCAATTTCCCGCCAGAGGTCGGCATGAGTTGGGATGGGTTTAAGATCATGGAGTGGTTTCAGGGGCGGGCAACGGGCGGGCGACTAATCCCCGTCGTTATCATCACCGGCGAGGACTCGATAAAGAACCGGGAACGCGCCATTGCTGCCGGGGCCACTTCCTTCTACCAAAAACCGCTCGACATGGAAGAACTTTTGACGGGAATCCGGGAAATTCTTGCCGCACTGGCTGGCAAGAGTTCAGCCAAGCAGTAG
- a CDS encoding TIGR04283 family arsenosugar biosynthesis glycosyltransferase, whose translation MTKSRAWIRLGCIAVSAVALFVVFRGVDVGALAATFRNLHIGWFVAAIVLYGLIFLPGAWRWHLMLRLTGSTVHLAATARVALIGHFFYTLLFGAVGGDVAKSALYARWYRLPAAVVFGAAPLDRLLGFCGLVVFAALAFTLATVNGAFVNGETIAWRWPVSWAWAILGLAAVCLGLLLRGRDEPAWTRWARVLVEGGQRLIASPRIATQGLLCGFLVQAALSGVLALNLEAVARSPLPWGKLIWTLPAISAVSALPMTVSGLGVREGASLALLGLYGISPADAVAASLLTFLVSLFWASMGAVLFWRGDDRQAQPRSLPETISVVIPALNEAESLGETVRRAKQIPEVCEIIVVDGGSRDQTREVAINMGCHVLTSAPGRGGQMRLGAAQAKGDVILMLHADTWLPPNAGQAAINSFRDARVVGGGYWKMFRDGSPLLWGSRFKCAVRLYLGQRVAGDQALFVRREDLEAVGGVPDLPLMEEFELCRRLRQRGRLALADATLVTSARRFAKLGVLRTYLRMWRVTTQYRLGTSPQELRRIYERE comes from the coding sequence ATGACAAAATCGCGCGCGTGGATTCGATTGGGTTGCATCGCGGTGTCCGCCGTTGCTTTGTTCGTTGTATTTCGTGGCGTTGACGTTGGCGCCTTGGCGGCGACCTTCCGCAACCTGCATATCGGCTGGTTCGTCGCCGCGATCGTTCTGTATGGATTGATTTTTTTACCGGGCGCCTGGCGATGGCACCTGATGTTGCGGTTGACTGGCAGCACAGTTCACCTGGCGGCCACGGCGCGGGTGGCGCTGATTGGGCATTTTTTTTACACCCTCTTGTTCGGCGCGGTGGGTGGTGACGTGGCCAAGTCGGCTCTCTACGCGCGCTGGTATCGGTTGCCGGCGGCTGTTGTTTTTGGGGCGGCGCCGCTGGATCGATTGCTCGGATTTTGCGGGTTGGTTGTGTTTGCCGCACTGGCGTTTACTTTAGCGACCGTTAACGGCGCGTTCGTGAATGGAGAAACGATTGCCTGGCGTTGGCCCGTGAGTTGGGCATGGGCCATTTTGGGTTTGGCCGCGGTTTGCCTCGGATTGCTGTTGCGCGGCAGAGACGAACCGGCTTGGACTCGATGGGCGCGCGTATTGGTGGAGGGAGGACAGCGTTTGATTGCTTCTCCGCGGATCGCGACACAAGGTTTGCTTTGCGGCTTCCTTGTGCAAGCAGCGTTAAGCGGTGTGCTTGCCCTAAACTTGGAAGCGGTTGCCAGATCACCCTTGCCGTGGGGCAAATTGATTTGGACGTTGCCAGCGATTTCCGCGGTGAGCGCACTACCGATGACGGTGTCGGGTCTGGGGGTGCGCGAAGGTGCTTCGCTTGCTTTGCTGGGGCTGTACGGGATTTCGCCTGCGGATGCGGTGGCGGCATCGCTGCTGACTTTTTTGGTGAGCTTGTTTTGGGCGTCGATGGGAGCTGTTTTATTCTGGCGTGGAGATGACAGACAGGCGCAGCCACGCTCGCTCCCCGAAACAATCTCCGTCGTCATCCCGGCGCTCAACGAAGCTGAGTCGCTTGGCGAAACGGTACGTCGCGCCAAGCAGATACCCGAAGTCTGTGAAATCATCGTCGTCGATGGTGGCAGCCGCGATCAGACACGGGAAGTGGCCATCAATATGGGCTGTCATGTGCTCACGAGCGCGCCGGGACGCGGCGGGCAAATGCGGCTGGGTGCGGCGCAGGCAAAGGGCGATGTGATCCTCATGTTACACGCGGATACGTGGTTGCCGCCGAACGCCGGACAGGCGGCGATTAATTCCTTCCGCGACGCGCGTGTGGTGGGCGGCGGCTACTGGAAAATGTTTCGTGACGGAAGTCCGCTTTTGTGGGGTTCGCGTTTCAAATGCGCAGTGCGGCTTTACCTTGGGCAACGCGTCGCGGGCGATCAGGCGTTGTTTGTTCGGCGCGAGGATTTGGAAGCGGTTGGCGGTGTTCCGGACTTGCCACTGATGGAAGAGTTCGAACTGTGTCGCCGCTTGCGCCAGCGAGGTCGTCTCGCGCTGGCGGACGCCACCCTCGTCACCTCGGCGCGGCGGTTTGCGAAGCTGGGGGTCCTGCGGACTTACTTGCGGATGTGGCGAGTGACGACGCAATATCGTCTGGGAACTTCACCACAGGAACTACGAAGAATTTACGAGCGGGAGTGA
- a CDS encoding DUF1549 domain-containing protein, translated as MKHRLSKLICLLLGGSCALAKITPEQAKTLPPPAAHQINFTEEIKPIIEASCIKCHGRGRDKGGLLMDTRETFLKGGDSGPTVVVGKSAESHLIELVAGLDPDSIMPKKGSKLKPEQIGVLRAWIDQGLTWDSGVSFGKLEPINLKPKRPAMPAGNKSENPIDRFLNPYFAAHKIKPPKPVDDHVFARRVYLDVIGLLPTPEELEKFITDQRADKRQRLVQRLLADNRNYAEHWLTFWNDLLRNDYRGTGYIDGGRKQITDWLYAALAKNLPYDQFVAQLINPTPASEGFTKGIVWRGVVNASQTPQMQAAQSISQVFMGVNLKCASCHDSLINDWTLADAYGLAGIYSDGPLEMVHCDKPTGKKADLRFIYPELGNIDPQADKPARLKQLAELVTQKQDGRLTRTIVNRLWQKFMGRGLVEPVDDMETPAWNQDLLDWLGEDLAANGYGLKKTIERILTSRAYQLPAVSANEGDRQDYVFRGPLVRRMSAEQFRDALGALTGIWYSQPAVKINYVDETAIKSFSSSAKGNWIWKEAGAAQSAAPETIYLRKTITFPELPTEARALATCDNVYTLFINGKKVMSGDTWGQPGVVDIRPHLVKGENVIAVKAVNEGDQPNPAGFFFFASVRQDHDDRPATVMDFASDSSWTWSAQEVDGWQKTGFVAQDWKPAAELGGINTAPWELEPQFTTAMATPPPSGKVRAALVNADSLMVALGRPNREQVMTVRASAATTLQALELTNGRELADLIQRGAAKSMAAHPSSDLELIQQLYAQALGRKPTAPELELAQGLVGNPVQPAGVEDLLWALTMLPEFQLIY; from the coding sequence ATGAAACACCGTCTCTCCAAACTGATTTGTTTGCTGCTGGGTGGCAGTTGCGCGCTGGCCAAGATTACCCCAGAACAGGCCAAGACTCTGCCGCCGCCGGCTGCGCACCAGATCAATTTCACGGAGGAGATCAAGCCGATCATCGAAGCCAGTTGCATCAAATGTCACGGGCGCGGTCGGGACAAAGGCGGCTTGCTGATGGACACGCGCGAAACTTTTTTGAAGGGCGGCGATTCCGGGCCGACAGTTGTTGTCGGCAAGAGCGCGGAGAGTCATCTCATCGAGCTGGTGGCTGGACTCGATCCCGACAGCATCATGCCCAAAAAGGGTTCGAAACTGAAACCGGAACAAATCGGTGTGTTGCGCGCCTGGATCGATCAAGGTTTGACATGGGATTCGGGCGTCTCTTTCGGAAAACTCGAACCGATCAATCTGAAACCGAAACGTCCGGCAATGCCGGCCGGTAACAAGAGCGAAAATCCAATTGACCGCTTCCTTAATCCCTACTTTGCCGCGCACAAAATCAAACCGCCCAAACCGGTCGATGATCATGTGTTCGCGCGGCGGGTTTATCTGGATGTGATCGGTCTGCTGCCGACGCCGGAGGAGTTGGAGAAATTCATTACCGACCAGCGCGCGGACAAACGCCAGCGCCTCGTCCAGCGTCTGTTGGCGGACAACCGCAATTACGCCGAGCACTGGCTGACGTTCTGGAACGACCTGTTGCGAAATGATTATCGCGGCACCGGTTACATCGACGGCGGTCGCAAGCAGATCACCGACTGGCTTTATGCCGCGCTCGCGAAAAACCTGCCTTACGACCAATTCGTCGCGCAGTTGATCAATCCCACGCCCGCATCCGAAGGTTTCACCAAAGGCATTGTCTGGCGCGGTGTGGTCAACGCTTCGCAAACGCCGCAGATGCAGGCGGCGCAAAGCATCTCGCAGGTATTCATGGGCGTGAACCTCAAGTGCGCTTCGTGTCACGACAGTTTGATCAACGACTGGACGCTCGCCGACGCTTATGGACTGGCGGGAATTTATTCTGACGGGCCGCTGGAAATGGTCCATTGCGACAAGCCCACCGGCAAGAAAGCTGATTTGAGATTCATTTACCCTGAGCTGGGCAATATCGATCCCCAAGCGGACAAACCGGCGCGCCTCAAGCAACTGGCCGAACTGGTCACCCAAAAACAAGATGGGCGACTGACACGGACAATCGTCAATCGGCTCTGGCAGAAATTCATGGGGCGTGGACTTGTCGAGCCGGTGGATGACATGGAGACGCCGGCGTGGAACCAGGATTTGTTGGACTGGCTGGGGGAGGATTTGGCGGCGAACGGCTACGGCCTCAAGAAAACCATCGAGCGGATTCTCACGTCGCGCGCCTACCAGTTGCCTGCGGTCAGCGCAAATGAAGGCGATCGTCAGGACTACGTGTTTCGCGGGCCGCTGGTGCGCCGCATGTCCGCCGAACAATTCCGCGACGCTCTTGGTGCGTTGACCGGCATCTGGTACAGCCAGCCCGCGGTCAAAATAAATTACGTGGACGAAACCGCCATCAAATCCTTTTCTTCATCGGCCAAGGGAAACTGGATTTGGAAGGAAGCCGGCGCCGCCCAGTCTGCCGCCCCCGAAACCATTTATTTGAGGAAAACAATCACGTTTCCCGAATTGCCAACCGAAGCCCGCGCCCTCGCCACCTGCGACAACGTTTACACCCTTTTCATCAACGGGAAAAAAGTGATGTCCGGCGATACTTGGGGACAGCCGGGGGTGGTGGACATCCGTCCGCACCTTGTCAAAGGCGAGAACGTGATCGCAGTCAAAGCCGTCAACGAAGGCGATCAGCCGAATCCCGCCGGCTTTTTCTTCTTCGCCAGCGTGCGGCAAGATCACGATGACCGGCCCGCGACCGTCATGGATTTTGCCAGCGACAGTTCCTGGACGTGGTCGGCGCAGGAAGTCGATGGCTGGCAGAAAACCGGCTTTGTAGCGCAGGATTGGAAACCGGCTGCGGAACTGGGCGGCATCAACACCGCTCCCTGGGAATTGGAACCTCAGTTCACCACGGCGATGGCGACTCCGCCACCATCCGGCAAAGTTCGCGCGGCCCTGGTCAACGCCGATTCGCTGATGGTGGCGCTGGGCCGGCCGAATCGTGAACAAGTCATGACCGTTCGCGCTTCCGCCGCCACCACCTTGCAGGCATTGGAACTGACCAACGGGCGCGAGCTGGCGGATTTGATTCAACGCGGCGCGGCGAAGTCGATGGCCGCTCATCCGTCTTCGGACCTCGAGTTGATTCAACAACTTTACGCGCAAGCGTTGGGACGCAAGCCGACGGCGCCAGAACTGGAACTGGCGCAAGGGTTGGTCGGCAATCCCGTCCAGCCGGCGGGCGTGGAGGATTTGCTGTGGGCCTTGACAATGTTACCGGAATTTCAACTGATTTATTGA
- a CDS encoding DUF1501 domain-containing protein gives MEANDTWSRREFLKTASTATLAALAAGYPRAILADEAKEGKIKPTADTVIVLWMAGGMAHTETFDPKLYTPFEKGLESKQVLSTFPSIPTAVDHIKFSEGLEKIAQVMDRGTLIRSYTAGDLGFILHSRHQYQWHTGYAPPQTVAAPHLGSIIARTLGPLNPAVPAFIDIGQRFDVGEGEELKAFHTAGFLGSEHGPFIIPHPDQAAESVRPPAGMSPARFEDRNKFYKRLLEKSPIGQYGSGYQKESLLRSLDNAHRLLSSPAAKAFDLSLEPKESLAKYVSGAYESGASFTRDGAYEKQTMGRFGLGCLLARRLTEVGARFIEVTTEYIPFVNWDTHENGHTRLVDLKKQIDGPIAQLVLDLEERGLLNRTLIVLASEFSRDLMTEGKPGKEVKNQVEVPDKIQELKHYGMHRHFTDAGCVLLFGGGIKRGHLHGLTADERPCKTVKDRVVIEDLHASILRAVGISPKLKYEIEKRPFYVTRDGEGKPIMDLFA, from the coding sequence ATGGAAGCGAATGACACTTGGAGCCGTCGTGAATTTTTGAAGACTGCGAGCACGGCAACACTCGCGGCATTGGCCGCCGGTTATCCGCGCGCCATCCTCGCCGACGAGGCGAAAGAGGGAAAAATCAAACCGACCGCCGACACGGTGATTGTGTTGTGGATGGCCGGCGGCATGGCCCACACGGAAACCTTCGATCCCAAACTATACACGCCGTTCGAGAAGGGGTTGGAGTCCAAACAGGTGCTGAGCACGTTCCCGAGCATCCCCACCGCCGTCGATCACATCAAATTCTCTGAAGGTCTGGAAAAAATCGCCCAGGTCATGGATCGCGGCACATTGATCCGCTCCTACACTGCCGGCGATCTCGGATTTATTTTGCACTCGCGCCATCAATATCAATGGCACACGGGCTACGCGCCACCGCAAACGGTCGCGGCGCCGCACCTCGGTTCGATCATCGCCCGCACGCTCGGCCCGTTGAACCCCGCGGTGCCGGCATTCATCGACATCGGCCAGCGATTCGACGTGGGCGAAGGCGAGGAACTCAAGGCGTTTCACACCGCCGGCTTTCTCGGCAGTGAACATGGTCCGTTCATCATTCCGCATCCAGATCAGGCGGCGGAGAGCGTCCGGCCACCGGCGGGTATGAGCCCGGCGCGCTTCGAAGACCGCAACAAGTTTTACAAACGATTGTTGGAGAAAAGCCCGATTGGCCAATACGGCAGCGGCTACCAAAAGGAATCGCTGCTCCGCTCGTTGGACAATGCGCATCGGCTGCTCAGTTCACCCGCGGCCAAGGCGTTTGACCTTTCGCTCGAACCCAAGGAATCGCTCGCCAAGTACGTTTCCGGCGCTTACGAATCCGGCGCGTCCTTTACGCGTGATGGTGCCTATGAAAAACAAACGATGGGCCGGTTTGGTCTGGGCTGTCTGCTGGCGCGTCGTCTCACCGAGGTGGGCGCGCGGTTCATCGAGGTGACGACCGAATACATTCCGTTTGTTAACTGGGACACGCACGAGAACGGCCACACCCGGCTCGTGGACTTGAAGAAGCAGATCGACGGGCCGATCGCGCAACTCGTGCTCGACTTGGAAGAGCGCGGCCTCTTGAACCGCACGTTGATCGTGCTGGCGAGTGAATTCAGCCGCGACCTGATGACGGAAGGCAAGCCAGGCAAGGAAGTCAAAAACCAGGTCGAGGTCCCGGACAAGATTCAGGAACTGAAACATTACGGCATGCACCGGCATTTCACCGACGCCGGTTGCGTGCTGCTCTTTGGCGGCGGCATCAAACGCGGACATCTGCACGGGCTGACGGCGGACGAGCGTCCCTGCAAGACTGTCAAAGACCGCGTCGTGATCGAAGACCTGCACGCTTCGATTCTGCGCGCGGTGGGAATCTCGCCCAAGCTGAAGTACGAAATCGAGAAGCGTCCGTTTTACGTGACGCGGGACGGCGAGGGCAAACCGATCATGGACCTGTTTGCATAA
- a CDS encoding transcriptional repressor, with product MSVASKESSKQRFLRFLANKNLRITSQRQAIVNTVFDTDEHFTAEQLLEWSRRLDKSVSRATVYRTLPLLTESGLVREMDFGKDHKFYDPNYAEHPNHNHLICQDCEKIVEFESEKISRIENEITHKLGFSLKSQRLQITGTCEELKKLGACKNKC from the coding sequence ATGTCGGTAGCGAGTAAAGAGTCGAGTAAACAGAGATTTCTGCGGTTTCTGGCGAACAAGAACCTGCGCATCACTTCGCAACGACAGGCCATCGTGAACACGGTGTTCGACACGGACGAGCATTTCACCGCCGAGCAGTTGCTGGAATGGTCACGCCGCCTGGACAAGTCGGTTTCGCGGGCCACGGTGTACCGCACCTTGCCTTTGCTGACCGAGAGTGGACTGGTGCGCGAAATGGATTTCGGCAAGGACCACAAGTTTTACGACCCCAACTACGCCGAACATCCGAACCACAACCACCTCATCTGCCAGGACTGCGAGAAAATCGTCGAGTTCGAAAGCGAGAAGATTTCGCGGATTGAAAACGAGATCACACACAAGCTCGGTTTTTCGCTCAAGTCACAGCGTCTGCAAATCACCGGCACGTGCGAGGAGTTGAAGAAGCTCGGTGCCTGCAAGAATAAGTGTTAA